A genomic window from Cricetulus griseus strain 17A/GY chromosome 4, alternate assembly CriGri-PICRH-1.0, whole genome shotgun sequence includes:
- the Smim35 gene encoding small integral membrane protein 35 isoform X2, whose amino-acid sequence MTSSSMIAHPDSGQQQDIQGEDSISTLGMILGVGLSLLLVSILGYSLAKWYQRGYCWDGPNFVFNLYQIRNLKDLEVGPPFTISGQMSSPDGGYMKFSNQRV is encoded by the exons ATGACATCCAGCTCCATGATTGCTCACCCCGACTctgggcaacaacaggatatccaag GTGAGGACTCCATCAGCACGCTGGGCATGATCCTTGGAGTGGGACTGTCACTGCTGCTTGTATCCATCCTTGGCTACAGTTTGGCCAAGTGGTACCAGCGCGGGTACTGCTGGGACG GGCCTAATTTTGTCTTCAACTTATACCAAATCCG GAACCTGAAGGACTTGGAAGTGGGGCCGCCCTTCACCATCAGTGGCCAAATGAGCAGTCCAGATGGTGGCTACATGAAGTTCTCCAATCAAAGAGTCTGA